One segment of Solanum stenotomum isolate F172 chromosome 1, ASM1918654v1, whole genome shotgun sequence DNA contains the following:
- the LOC125875887 gene encoding NAC domain-containing protein 104-like, with the protein MGDSNVNLPPGFRFYPTDEELVVHFLQRKAALLPCHPDVIPDLNLYPYDPWDLDGKAMVEGNKWYFYSRRTQSRITENGYWKSLGVDEPIFSTDNNNVGMKKYYAFYLGELPEGVKTNWVMQEFSLNSDSSSGNTRSSSRRKTRSKIDYSGWVICRVYERNDDDDDNGPELSCLDEVFLSLDDLDEISLPH; encoded by the exons ATGGGGGATAGTAATGTGAACCTGCCACCTGGCTTTCGGTTTTACCCAACAGATGAAGAATTAGTTGTTCATTTTCTCCAACGCAAAGCTGCTCTTTTACCTTGCCATCCTGATGTCATTCCTGATCTTAATCTTTACCCTTATGATCCTTGGGATTTGGATG GAAAAGCAATGGTAGAAGGCAATAAGTGGTATTTCTATAGCAGGAGAACACAGAGTAGAATCACTGAAAATGGATATTGGAAATCATTAGGAGTTGATGAACCAATATTTTCAACTGACAATAATAATGTTGGCATGAAGAAATATTATGCTTTTTACCTAGGTGAGCTACCTGAAGGTGTCAAAACAAATTGGGTAATGCAAGAATTTAGTCTTAATTCTGATTCTTCTTCTGGAAATACTCGTTCatcttcaaggagaaaaacCCGTTCCAAAATT GACTATAGTGGATGGGTAATATGTCGTGTATACGAACgcaatgatgatgatgatgataatggGCCGGAGCTATCATGCTTGGATGAAGTTTTTCTATCACTAGATGATCTTGATGAAATTAGTTTGCCGCACtag